In Candidatus Planktophila versatilis, the genomic window GCATATCCAGCAACATTTAATCCACCTTGGAATGTCAGCATGCTCGCATAAGTAATAATTTTTCCAGATTTTCGCTTAATCATCTCTGGCGCAACTGCCTGTGCTAAACGGAAGGTCGCAGTTAAGTTCACTTGAATCTGCGCCGACCATGCATCAAGGGTCAGGTCGATGGCAGGTCCTGGCATGGCGTTGCCATGTGCCAACACCAAAGTGTCAATCTGACCTAGCGCTTTTGTTGCCTGCGCGACTGCGCTTAGGCATGAATCATCTGATAGGAAATCAGCAATCACATAAGTTAAGTTCCCACCAAATTCAGAGTATTTCTGCTGTGAAATTTTCACCGCATCCTCGTCGCGAGCCAACACGCAAACATGAGCTCCGGCTCGGAGAAAACCCTCGACTAGTGCAGAACCTATTCCACCTGTACCGCCAGTGAGTAAAACTTTAGATCCAGTGATACCGAATAGTGATTCCATTAAATTTCCACCTTAAATATATTGACTTTTCTATGGGTGTGCTGTGAAATAGACTGTAGCGGTTTATGTAACAATATTAAATAGGTGTTTTGGTAATTTTTCGAAAGAACTAACTAACTCGGGGAGTGGGGCGTCCATGTGGCGAAGTGATTCAGGATTAACGGGTAAAAGTGTTGTTGTTACTGGAGCCGCAGGTGGAATTGGCAAGGCAGTTGTCCAAGGATTGGCAGAAGCTGGGGCTCACGTTCTTCTCGTTGATATCCCCGGATCCCCAGTTGAGGAGATAATTTCTGGCTTGGCAGGCACGGGGCATAAGTCACTTCAACTAGATTTATCGCAACTAGCCAATCACAAAGGTATTTTTGAGCTCGCGCAAGAGATGGCGCCCATGGCTGCTTTTGTTCACTGTGCAGCAGTTTTGCGCCGGCGCTCAACTGTGGATGAGATAACAGAAGATGATTGGGATTTCCAAATTGATACCAATTTAAAAGCAACCTTCTTCTTAAACCGCACCGCCCGAGATTCATTCCGGAACGCCGGCACAAAGGGTTCCATCGTTAACTTTTCCTCTCAAGGTTGGTGGACCGGTGGCTTCGGTGGTTCAGTTGTATACGCCGCCAGTAAAGGTGGAGTTGTCACAATGACTAAAGGTCTTGCTCGCTCATTTGCACCAGATGGGGTGCGCGTCAATTCGGTCTCTCCTGGTGGAGTCGATACACAGATGATGGTGGGTAATCAAACTCCAGAAGCTTTAGCAGGATTCGTTTCAATGATTCCACTTGGCCGCCTTGCTACGCCAGAAGAGCTAGCAGGTCCAGTGATATTCCTAGCTTCAGATGCTTCTTCTTACATCACCGGGGCTGTGCTTAACGTCTCCGGTGGACAATTAATGTATTAATTGGGTCTGTGTGGGGCGGAATTTCTAATTGGTGGCCTTTCTCCATTAAATCGGATTGGGACCCCCGGGATCTTCTTTACCTTACTTGTCTCATCAGGGTAAGGCAGCAGTATCTCCACTGCTTGCGCCTGTAGATCATTTAACAAATCTTCGGGCTTGGAAACGCGATCTACGGGAACTCCCTGTCTACCAAGATGTTCGGCCCAATGCTTAGCGCCCTGGGTTACCAAGACCTTTTCTAGCTCAATTCGAAGTAGCGCTGCATTCGCAACTCGGCTGGTATTAGTCACAAATTGTGGGTTCGTAATCAAATCTTCGCGATGGAGTAAGACACACAACTTAGAAAAAATATTATCGTTGCCCACTCCAATGCAGATGTCTCCATCAAGTGTTTGATAGAGACCATAAGGACCAAAAGCTGGGTGACTTGCTCCAAATCTTTCAGAAGGCTTCCCACTCAGTTGGAACGCGGAAAGGTGATAACTCACCCACGACGCACCTGTCTCATAGAGCGAAGTTTCTACTACCGAACCTAGCCCGGTTTCAGCGCGTTTAACTAAGGCAGCCAAAACTCCAATAGCTAGCCACATCCCGGCGCCCATATCGAGTACTGAGACACCGGCTCGAACAGGTTTTCCGTGAGGTTCGCCGGTAACATGCATGATTCCGGTTCGCCCCTGCAAGGTGGCGTCATATCCAGGCACAGATGAATCTGGTCCGCTGCTGCCATAAGAAGATAAATTGCCAAAAATCAACCCTGGTTTTATCTTCATCAGTTCATCTGGGGTCAGATGCATCGCCGTTAAACGCTCCGGAAGAAAATTAGTCAGAAAGACATCGGTATCAGCCAAAAGCTTTTTCAGCTCTGCCTGACCTTCTGCCGATTTGAGATCGATACTGATTGCAGATTTGTTCCGATTCACAATATGAAAATAGGCTGATCTATCTCCATCTTGCGGTGTCATAGTTCTCGAGGCATCACCTGCCGGAGTCTC contains:
- a CDS encoding SDR family NAD(P)-dependent oxidoreductase; translated protein: MWRSDSGLTGKSVVVTGAAGGIGKAVVQGLAEAGAHVLLVDIPGSPVEEIISGLAGTGHKSLQLDLSQLANHKGIFELAQEMAPMAAFVHCAAVLRRRSTVDEITEDDWDFQIDTNLKATFFLNRTARDSFRNAGTKGSIVNFSSQGWWTGGFGGSVVYAASKGGVVTMTKGLARSFAPDGVRVNSVSPGGVDTQMMVGNQTPEALAGFVSMIPLGRLATPEELAGPVIFLASDASSYITGAVLNVSGGQLMY
- a CDS encoding SDR family NAD(P)-dependent oxidoreductase; its protein translation is MESLFGITGSKVLLTGGTGGIGSALVEGFLRAGAHVCVLARDEDAVKISQQKYSEFGGNLTYVIADFLSDDSCLSAVAQATKALGQIDTLVLAHGNAMPGPAIDLTLDAWSAQIQVNLTATFRLAQAVAPEMIKRKSGKIITYASMLTFQGGLNVAGYAASKGGVGQLTKALSNEWAPHGVNVNSIAPGYIKTKLNQHVWKDPEREKSVLARLTSGRWGNPEDLVGPTLFLASHAADYLHGVILPVDGGWLSR
- a CDS encoding CaiB/BaiF CoA transferase family protein, coding for MYNKSLFEHLPLSGLKVLDATSNIAGPFGGAILADLGAEVIKVETPAGDASRTMTPQDGDRSAYFHIVNRNKSAISIDLKSAEGQAELKKLLADTDVFLTNFLPERLTAMHLTPDELMKIKPGLIFGNLSSYGSSGPDSSVPGYDATLQGRTGIMHVTGEPHGKPVRAGVSVLDMGAGMWLAIGVLAALVKRAETGLGSVVETSLYETGASWVSYHLSAFQLSGKPSERFGASHPAFGPYGLYQTLDGDICIGVGNDNIFSKLCVLLHREDLITNPQFVTNTSRVANAALLRIELEKVLVTQGAKHWAEHLGRQGVPVDRVSKPEDLLNDLQAQAVEILLPYPDETSKVKKIPGVPIRFNGERPPIRNSAPHRPN